The genomic DNA ggattGCACGCATACAAACTACAACTACCTCACAcaatgcgcatacacccagttTTCCATATCAATCTCCTAACCAAATTTCACCCCGACCCCCATGGCTGcgatcctcctcaacctgcaccccttatcacagaagaaggagaagaggaatacgaagTAGAAAGAATCATAGacagcaaatggaaaggacgGGGGAAATCAAGAAAACTCTGGTACCTAGTCAAGTGGAAAGGTTATGACGAAGGAAgcaactcatgggaaccaacAGACAATGTGGGGAATACTCAAGAAGCCTTAGAGGAATTTTATAAGGAACATCCTGaggcagttggagcttgaagagggggtaatgtcatgaccttaatcggcatgacataattttctactattttctaccttttttctgagttagtttccttttttggtatatatttatgactcatcaagatcacgtgacatatttgatatatgatgtgaaattgtaaatgactcactgttttgtaatgttgtttttgatgtggctcctctcttgtatataagctaggtcaagtcgccgctagaacagcaagacttga from Rhizoctonia solani chromosome 16, complete sequence includes the following:
- a CDS encoding Retrotransposable element Tf2 protein produces the protein MRIHPVFHINLLTKFHPDPHGCDPPQPAPLITEEGEEEYEVERIIDSKWKGRGKSRKLWYLVKWKGYDEGSNSWEPTDNVGNTQEALEEFYKEHPEAVGA